The region TGAATTTTTATCTAATTCAACAAAATAAGCTCTTTTTGCATCACGACTAATCGCTTCAAGGCCAATACTTCCACTTCCCGCAAAACTTTCTATAAAAATTTTATCAATAATATCAAATTGAAGAACATTAAATAAAGACTCTTTTAGTCTTGCTTTTGAACTTCTTGTAACATCTAAAGAGGGTAACTCTATTACTTTCCCTTTATGTTTTCCTGCAATAATTTTTGTTGTTGGTTTATTATTCTTCATAACTCATTTCACTATTTAATTTGGCGTATTATAATAAAAAAAAGTTAAGGATTTGATTTTGAATTGATTTTGTTAATATTATATTAAGATTGAGTTTAATTTTAGTTATCTAGCTTTTATATAATTTTATTATTAAATTGAAGGAGAAATGATGAAATTTAAATTTAAAGATATGGCAACCTCTTTAGCAACACTGATTTTTTTAGTTGTTGGAATTAGTGGAGTTATGCTGTATTTTAAAATATTTAATAGTCAAGTTAAAGAATTACATGAGATTTTAGGTTTAGCTTTTGTAGCTGCTGCTATTTTACATGTTACAGCAAATTGGAAAGCTATGAAAAAATACTTTACCAAAAAAATATTTATAAGTGCTTCAATTGTTGTTGCAATAATTAGTGGAATATTTGTTTCACAAAGTTTAAATAGAGGAGATGACCCAAAAGGTATGGTTCTTAGAAGTATTATTAGTGCTCCAATTGATGCTTCTTTGAAAGTTTTAAATATAGAAAAAGATGAAGCGATGAAGAAATTACAAAATGCAAAGATGACAGGGCTTGATGGTAAAACTATTGGAGCTATTGCTAAGGCAAACGGTGATAGTCCATTTAAAGTAATAGCAATAA is a window of Halarcobacter sp. DNA encoding:
- a CDS encoding DUF4405 domain-containing protein, producing the protein MKFKFKDMATSLATLIFLVVGISGVMLYFKIFNSQVKELHEILGLAFVAAAILHVTANWKAMKKYFTKKIFISASIVVAIISGIFVSQSLNRGDDPKGMVLRSIISAPIDASLKVLNIEKDEAMKKLQNAKMTGLDGKTIGAIAKANGDSPFKVIAIISSN